AAGGACATGTATTTTTGTTAAAAGAACCTTTTCTATTTGAAGTGAGAACACTACTTGAAAAAAATCATTCCCCTTCAATAGATATTAACGTTATTACGAATATGTTGTTGCAACTAGATGAAGAAGGCCGGATAAAATTCCAAGAAAATCGAGTCTATATGAACTCTCTCTATTACGCAGAAAGAGGGATTGTTACAAATATCGAAAGACTATTAAGCCAAGACCAATATGAAGACCAGTTTTCAGAATCTGAGTTTTTATTAGCCCTTGGAAGCCTAGAAGAACGTTTAGCCATGCAATACGCCCCTACACAAAAAACGGCCATACAAAAAGCCTTGTCATCACCAATGTTGTTACTAACCGGTGGACCGGGAACAGGGAAAACAACGGTCATAAAAGGAATAGTAGATTTATACGCGGAGCTCCATGGGCTGTCTTTGAATCCGAAAGATTATAAGGATGAGCCTTTTCCAGTTTTGCTTTGTGCCCCAACAGGACGTGCTGCTAAAAGGATGAACGAGGCCACTGAGTTACCAGCTGTTACGATTCATAGATTATTAGGGTGGAACGGTAGTGAGGCTTTCCAATATGACGAAGACCAACAAATTGAAGGACGTTTACTCATTATCGATGAAATGTCTATGGTTGACACTTGGTTAGCTCATCAGCTATTTAAAGCCTTACCAGACGATATTCAGGTCATCATGGTAGGCGATGAGGACCAACTCCCATCAGTTGGTCCAGGACAAGTACTGAAGGATTTACTAGAATCTAAAAAAATCCCAACTGTTCAACTTACGGATATTTATAGACAGGAAGACGGGTCTTCCATAGTTGACTTAGCACATATGATCAAAGATGGTGAAGTCCCATCCGATTTAATTAAGCCGAAGAAGGACCGCTCATTTATTTCTTGTAGAGCCCTACAAATGGGAGAAGTTGTACAGAAAATTGTAAAAAACGCGATGGGAAAAGGGTATTCAAAGAAAGATATTCAAGTACTAGCACCTATGTATAAGGGTCCTGCAGGTATTGATAATTTAAACACGTTGTTACAGGATGTTATGAATCCAAATGATGGGACAAGAAAAGAAGTTACCTTTGGAGAAAGAAAATATAGAATTGGTGATAAGGTTTTACAACTAGTGAACAGGCCTGAGGATCAAGTCTTCAACGGTGATATGGGAGAGATTATTTCCATTTTGAAAGCGGATGAAGTTCAATCCGAAGATAAGCAGGATCAGCTCATTGTGTCTTTCGATGGGATAGAGGTCTATTATCCAAAAGCCCAGTGGAACGAACTAACCCTTGCTTATTGCTGTTCAATCCATAAATCACAAGGAAGTGAGTTTCCTATTGTAGTATTACCGGTAGTCAGGAGCTACTACCGAATGTTAAGACGAAACTTATTGTATACGGCGGTAACTCGAAGTAAACAATTTTTAATTCTTTGTGGAGAGACGGAAGCTTTTGAAATTGGAGTGATGCGTCAAGATGACCATCAGCGCCAAACTTCACTAGTGGAACGACTCACTTCGAATAATGAGGCAAAGGAACAAGGAACGATTACAGAGGCTGAGCTGTTAAAAATCGATCCAATGATTGGGATGGAGCTCATTACCCC
This genomic stretch from Bacillus carboniphilus harbors:
- the recD2 gene encoding SF1B family DNA helicase RecD2, with the protein product MRQESFNLFSETEKYIKGRPIVTIFHNEQNLYTVLRIRVDDTDEIYDEKEAVVTGYFPRIHEEDTYKFFGTMKEHPKFGLQFHANRYEKEIPKTKEGIIQYLSSDLFSGIGKKTAEVIVNTLGESAISRILENPSVLEEVPKLSKDKAKLIHETLQEHQGLEEVMITLSQLGFGPQISMKIYQTYREQTLQIINDNPYKLVEDVEGVGFAKADELGEQMGISGEHPDRMKAAILYTLEKKCLQEGHVFLLKEPFLFEVRTLLEKNHSPSIDINVITNMLLQLDEEGRIKFQENRVYMNSLYYAERGIVTNIERLLSQDQYEDQFSESEFLLALGSLEERLAMQYAPTQKTAIQKALSSPMLLLTGGPGTGKTTVIKGIVDLYAELHGLSLNPKDYKDEPFPVLLCAPTGRAAKRMNEATELPAVTIHRLLGWNGSEAFQYDEDQQIEGRLLIIDEMSMVDTWLAHQLFKALPDDIQVIMVGDEDQLPSVGPGQVLKDLLESKKIPTVQLTDIYRQEDGSSIVDLAHMIKDGEVPSDLIKPKKDRSFISCRALQMGEVVQKIVKNAMGKGYSKKDIQVLAPMYKGPAGIDNLNTLLQDVMNPNDGTRKEVTFGERKYRIGDKVLQLVNRPEDQVFNGDMGEIISILKADEVQSEDKQDQLIVSFDGIEVYYPKAQWNELTLAYCCSIHKSQGSEFPIVVLPVVRSYYRMLRRNLLYTAVTRSKQFLILCGETEAFEIGVMRQDDHQRQTSLVERLTSNNEAKEQGTITEAELLKIDPMIGMELITPYDFLS